The genomic window ACATTCGTGTGCGGCTGAATATTTTTTACAGCTTTTTGTATCATGCCGTCTGGAATGGGTTATTTGCGATTGTCGTTCCATGCGTTTCCCTTCTTTTCACACCTCCATTTATTGAGCATGCTGTAAATTATGATTTAAAAATTGAGCAAAAAGTCTTCATTAACAATAATAAACCTATCACCGTTGATATTAAAATTAAAAAAAATATAATCTACAGTATGGATGCAAAACAATATCAGTTTCAGGATTTGCTTGATTATCTTTATGGAAAAGGGAAATTCAGTACTGACGAAGGTTTGATCAATATTCATTTCAAATCAAAAGAAGGAATCTCAAAAGAAGATTTTTTAAAAATCCTACAAAAGGAATACGACATTAAGTAAAAAACAAAGGTTAAAATCGATACAGATTCTAACCTTTATTTTTATGTTTACATTCTGTTATTTTGAATTTTCCTCTTCTTCCAATTCCACTTCATGTCTTAGCTGAGCTTTATATAAAGTCGCATAATATCCGTTCTTATCCAAAAGTTCCAAATGCTTTCCTTCTTCCACAATTTTACCGTGCTCCATCACTATGATTTTATCCGCTTTTTCAATGGTTGAAAGTCTGTGCGCGATAATGATTGACGTTCTGTTTTTAGTAATTTTTTCTGTCGCTCTCTGGATTAATTTTTCACTTTCGTGGTCAATAGAAGATGTTGCTTCGTCCAAGATTAAAATTTTCGGATCAGATAAATAGGCTCTTAAGAAAGATAATAACTGTCTTTGTCCTAAAGAAATGGATGAACCTCTTTCGCTCACTACATAATCGTAACCGCCAGGAAGCTGCTCAATAAACTGATCCACTTCAATTTCTTTTGCACCTGCTTTTATTTTTTCCAAGGTAATGCTATCGTCACCAAATGCAAGGTTTTCAAAAATACTCCCGTGGAAGAGGAATACATCCTGCAATACAACCCCGATGTGGCTTCTCAGGTTATATAATTCATAATCTTTAAGATTAACATCATCAATTAAAATATTCCCTGAATTGATATCATACAACCTTGTAATCAGACTGATAATGGTAGATTTTCCGGCTCCGGTCGCTCCTACAATGGCAACTGTTTCTCCCGGATTTACTTTAAAATCAATTCCTTTTAAAACTTCCTGCTTGTCGTCATATGCAAAACGAACATCTTTGAATTCAATTTTTCCGTCAAAATGATCTTTTTCCACTTTTCCGGTATTCGGCATGGCATTGTCCTCATCCATTAATCCCAGCACTCTTTCTGCTCCTACAATTCCTCTCTGAATATTATTGAATCGGTCTGCAATTTGTCTCAACGGACGAATCAGCATGGAAATATATTGAATAAATGCAATCACAACTCCTGCGCTGATGGTGATATACCCTCCATAGAAAAGAATAAACCCTATAAAAAGCGAAGAAATCAATTCAACCACAGGAAAGAACAGTGAGAAGATAAACACCGTTCTCAACAATGCTGCCTTCAGTGTAATATTGATCTCATCAAATTTTTTAAACTCAGCTTCCTGCCTGTTGAATACCTGGATAATAGGCATTCCGGCCAATCTTTCCTGAACAAACGAGTTTTGATTGGCAGTCCAGTTTCTTTCATCACCAAAAGCTTTTTTCAGTTTTTTCTGGAAAAATCTTGTAATAACCAGCATTAAAGGCAAGATTCCCAATGTGATATAGCTCAGATGTACGTTGGTACTGAACATCATGACCAATACAAAAACGATTCTTAATATATCTCCAAAAACCATCAGAAAACCGTCTGTATAAACTGTTGCAATGGTCTCAACATCACCAACTGCTCTTGTTACCAGCTGACCGATCGGAGTTTTATCAAAAAATGAGGTTTTAAAATAAATAAGTTTGGCATACAACCTTTGTCTTATGTCCCGGATTACATTCTGAGAAATATAATTAGAGTAAAAAACTAAAAAAAAGTTTAAAATAGTTTCCGCAAACACCAGACCTACCAGAATGTAGATATGCCTCATCATTAATGCTTTATCCTGCAGCTTGGTGATATCGTTATCTACCACTTCCATCGTGAGATACGGCCTGTAAGTAGAAACCATTGCCAAAAAGATGGAGATGACCAGAGTGATGATGAACCAGGAACGGAACTTCATCCCGATAAAGAACAGCCTCTTGATAATTCCCCAGGTATCTTGTTTTTTCATTGTACGAATTGAAGAAAGAATTAAAATAGAATTCTGTGCAAAAATAAGACTTTCTAATTTCCCAGTCTTTACAACTTCGTTAAATCCTCATGAAAATTTCAATGGCTGTTATTTATGATATGAATATTAATTGACCTTTCTCAGCCAATCCAAAACATAGTCAGCAACTTCTTTCCAGCCTTTTTCCCCCGCAATGAAGTGGCTTCTTCCCGGGAATTCTTTAAAATCTACAATGCTGTTTTTGTCTTTATAAGCTCCTGCAATTGTTCTTGAAAAATTGGCAGCAAAAATATGATCTTTTTCTCCAGCAATAAACAATAATGGTTCGTGAGGTTTCTTTAAATCAAGTTTTGCAGAAGATTTAAACAGCGGATCTCTTGCCAGTTTTCTGCTTTCTGGTGCTGCCACCGCTTCATACAGTTTATCACTTTCTTCCTTAGAATAATTATTGAAAAACGCTTTATGATACCATTCTTTGGAACCCATGAATACGGTATTTCCTTTAAAGAAATTCACTACAGGCCACACAATTTTCACAGTAGCAAAAGGAGCCATCACATTTTTTGGAGGAGCTCCGTCGATGCTTACTCCGGCAACCGCTTTTCCCATATCAATCAGCTTCTGAACCATCAATCCTCCGAATGAATGCCCGATCACGATTGGCTTTTCAGGAAGGGTATCAATGAATCTGGATAAATGAGCAACTACATCATCAAAACCTACGTCTTTCAGATCAGACGGAATATTTTTCTTTAAATCGACCGGATTTCCGGCATGCCCGGGATTTGCAGGAGTATGTACAGTGTAACCCTGTGCTTCGAAATAGGTTTTCCATTCGCTCCAGCTTGTATTGTTCACAAATAACCCATGAATTAATACGATAGTTTTTGTTTTCATAACTTTTATTTTTTATTGGTTTTAAATTATGAGACAAAGTTCCGCGAATAAAATGAGGATCATTTTAACCTCGGTTAAAATCGTTCTACTTTCCCGAAATTCTTTTCCGGATTCTGCTTAAAGAAGGTCCCTGTATCCCTAAATACGAGGAAATATGATACAACGGAACATTATTGAAAATATCCGGATGCTGTTTAATTAAATCCAAATACCGCTCTTCGGCAGATTTGAATAAAAATCCTTCGATTCTCGTCATGGTAATATTAAAAGCTTCCTGAGCCATTAATCTTCCAAACTTTTCCCACTGATGCGATTTCTGATACAAAGAGAACAAATCTGTATAACGGATGTAAATGATAGAAGCATCGGTTAAAGCCTGCGTATGATAATCACAAGGAATCTGATTGACAAAACTCTTAAAGGAAACCACAAAACCGTTTGCAGAATACAGAAACACATTCTTTTCCTCCCCTGTTTTTTCGTCAATCGTGTAAGAACGGAAAACGCCATCCACAATAAATCCGAAATAGGTGCAAACCGTTCCACGAAGATTGTAGAAATCACCTTTTTTATACTCTTTAGGCATCCAGAAATGTTCAGATAATTTAAAATCCTCATCCGAAAGCCCGGCAAAATGATTCAAAGCAAAAGCAAGTTTCTCAATTTCGTCCATGATTTTAGTTTTTATATACAATTAAAATGGTGACCTTGAAACATCAAGCCACCATTGTTTATTATTCAAATTCATATCCCACATCTACCAGATACAATCCATGAGCGGGTGCTGAAGTTCCTGCGGAATTACGGTGCTTATCTTCAATCACTTTCCGTAAATCTTCCGGTTTTATTTTTCCTGAACCTATTTCTACCATGGTTCCTACAATTGCTCTTACCATATTCCGTAAAAAACGATTGGCTGAAACCGTGAATTTCAGTTCACTTCCATTCTGCTCCCACTCTGCCCTGTACATTTTGCAGATATTGGTTTTATTATCGGTTTTCAATTTGGCAAAGCTGGTAAAATCTTCATATTCGAATAAAATCTTACAGGCTTCATTCATTTTATCAATATCCAACCCTCTTTTCCAGTGCTGCCATGCAGATTCTGTGGTGAAAGGGTTCTTTTCCAATGCAATATAATATTCATACGTTCTGTAAGTCGCATCAAAACGTGCGTGAAAATCATCTTTAACCTGAAAAATTCTTTTAATGGAAATATCAGGCGGCAGAAAGCTGTTCAATCTTCTAGGAAGCTGATCATCCAATTCTTTTTCCGTATCAAAATGAGCGAAAATCTTCTTTGCATGAACTCCTGTATCCGTTCTTCCTGCTCCTGTTGTCTTAATTTCTTCCCTTAAAATCGTGGAAAGCGCTTTTTCCAATTCTTCCTGCACTGAAATTGCATCCGGCTGAATCTGATAGCCGAAATAATTTTTACCGTTGTAAGAAAATTCAATAAAATACCTCAATGTAATAGTTTAACTTTACAAAAATACTTTAATTTAATAAAATATTTATTGAAAAGTCGTTGAGAATATGAGACAAGATGATGTTGAAATTCCTATTTTTGCAATCGTATGAAAAGATGGTACCTTTATCCTTTTTCCCTCGGTTATCATTTGGTAACGGGTATCCGAAACACAATGTATGATTTGGGGATTTTTAAATCTACAAAATTCAAAACTCCGATTATCTGCGTCGGGAATCTTTCTGTGGGCGGAAGCGGAAAATCTCCTATGGTGATGTATCTTGCCCAGTTTTTATCAAAGCATTACAGAACAGGAGTTCTTTCGCGCGGTTACGGAAGAGTTACCAAAGGCTATGAAGTAACGAACTATGAAAGCAACTATAAGATGGTGGGTGATGAAGCGATGCAGCTATTTGAACGTTTCAAAAACCGTTTTGTAATTGCTGTTTCTGAAGAGAGAGTTCCGGGAGCTCAAAAAGTTATTGCTGATATGGATCTTAATGTTCTGGTTCTGGACGATGCTATGCAGCATAGGGCTATAAAAGCAGGATTCAATATCTTAATGACCGATTTTAATGATCCTTATTTTAAAGATCACTTACTTCCGGCAGGAGATTTAAGAGAATCCAGAGCAGGTTCCAGAAGAGCAGATATCATCATGGTCAGCAAATGTCCTGATGAACTGACTGAAGAAACCAAGCAGTATTACATTTCGAGAATAAGGCCGAGTCGTACCCAGAAAGTATTCTTTTCATCTATTGGCTATGACGAAAACGTGTACGGAAAAGAAAAAATGCTTCCGGACAACAACCTGAATTATTATGATATTTTATTAATTACAGGAATTGCCAACCCAAAACCTTTGCTACAGCATTTAGCAAAATTTTCACAAAGGGTAAAGCATTTAAAATTCAGAGATCATCATAACTTTACGGATGACGATATTAAAAAAATTGTTGCCGAATACAAGAAACTGGGTGAATATAAATTAATCTTAACCACAGAAAAAGATTACGTTCGCCTTAAAACTTTTGACTATCTTAGGGATATTGTTTACTACTGGCCTATTAATGTGATCATTGATAAGAAAGAAGAATTCAATCAAATCATCTTAGATTATGTTAGAAAAAATTAAGCAAACCGCCGGGTTTATCAAAAACATCATCAAGGAAACTCCTGATTTCGCAATCGTTTTAGGTTCCGGACTGGGAAAACTTCAGGATGAAATACAAGCAATTCACATCCTGGAATACAAAGGTATTCCGAACTTTCCTCAGACTACTGTTGTCGGTCACAGCGGAAAATTGATCTATGGAATGCTGGAAGGTAAAAAAGTATTGCTGATGAGTGGCCGTTTTCATTACTATGAAGGTCATTCTATGGAAGCCGTAACTTTTCCGGTAAGAGTTTTTCATTTGTTAGGAATCAAAAACCTAATTCTTTCCAATGCTTGTGGTGGTGTAAATCCGAATTATAATGTCGCCGATATTGTCATGGTAAAAGACCACATCAATATGATGCCTGAACATCCGCTTCGTGGCAAAAATATTGAAGAATTAGGACCTCGTTTCGTCGATATGAGCGAACCGTACAGCAAAAAGATGATTTCCGTTGCAGAACAGTCTGCCAAAGACCATAATATCAATGTTCACCGGGGAATTTACGTTGCTTTACAAGGTCCCACTTTCGAAACTCCGGCAGAATATGGAATGATAAAGGCAATTGGTGGTGATATGGTCGGAATGAGCACTGTACCCGAAGTTATTGTTGCCAAACACATGAACATGGATGTTTTTTGTGTTTCCGTGATTACAGATTTAGGAGGACCGGATATTGCATTCACCGTTTCTCATGAAGAAGTTTTAAATGCTGCGAATAAGGCGATGCCCAATGTGATTACTCTGGTAAAAGGACTCGTAAAGAATTACCAATAAACATTTATAGAAAATCTCAATTTATAATTTTTTCCTAATTCATAAGAAACCGATTTCAAATTGCGTTTCATTGTTTAGATTTGTATAAAATGAATTGAAATGAAAAAACTATTGTTATTATTTATATTGGGAATTTTTGAATTAAGTTTTTCACAACAAATACCCAAAGTTCTTAAAACCAATTTTTCCAAAGAAGCCTTAAATCAAAAGCTAGAAGACGAAGAGGGAAAAAGCATTACGATTCAACAAATTCTGGATCAGCATAAAGGAAAAGTACTCGTGATTGATTTTTGGGCCGGTTGGTGCAGAGACTGTCTGAAAGCGCTTCCCAAAGCAAAAGAACTGGAAGAAAACAATAAAAATATCGATTTCGTATTTCTTTCATTAGACCGTTCCAAAGAAAGTTTTGATAAAAGCCTGGAAAGATTTGAAATGAAGGACAAAGAAAACTACTGGTTTTCTTCCGGGTGGAAAAACGATTTCAACAATTATGTAGACCTCAACTGGATTCCAAGGTACATGGTGATCGACCAGAAATCTTCGATTGCAAAATATTATGCAATTTCTCCTGAAGATCCGGAAATCCAAGTTACTATTGATAAGCTATTAAAATAATCGACATAGGAAATGGAGACGTTAAGAAAATAAAATCTGTGAACTTTAAAAAAATTCTACTATCTGAGTTCGACACCTATATCGAACCGAAGAACAAATTTTGATTCGCACGAGTTTTAGAATTTTTAGAGAACAGGATTTATTTTTAGTCGGAATTTCCAAGTCTTGAATTTTTGTTTCTTTTGTTTGACTACGTCGAATCTTCGATTTCAAGACAAAAGAAATTAATTAAAATACCAGAATCCATATCTTTGTGATATGGATTTTCCTTTTCCGATACGCAAAATAATTCATGTCGATATGGATGCATTTTATGCTTCCGTAGAGCAGCATGATAATCCTGCATTAAGAGGAAAACCTATTGCTGTAGGAGGCGGACATCGCGGTGTAGTTTCAGCAGCAAGCTATGAAGCGAGAAAATTCGGAGTCCGTTCTGCCATGCCGAGTAAAACGGCAAAAGAAAAATGTCCACATCTTATTTTTGTTCCGCCACGTTTTGCACGGTATAAAGAAATCTCAAGAAAAATCCGGGAAATATTTTATGAATATACCGATCTGGTAGAGCCTCTTTCTCTGGACGAAGCCTATCTTGATGTTACTGAAAACAAAAAAGATATAGAATCTGCGAATCAGATTGCAAAAGAAATCCGACAGAAAATATTTAACGAAACCGGATTAACGGCTTCCGCAGGAATTTCTGTCAATAAATTTTTAGCCAAAGTGGCTTCCGACATTAATAAACCTAACGGGCAAAAAACGATTCATCCTGATAACATTGAAACTTTTTTAGAAGAACTGCCTGTCGAAAAATTTTATGGAGTAGGAAAAGTGACGGCCAATAAAATGTTTAGTCTGGGGATTTTCAAAGGAAAAGATTTAAAGAAAAGATCGATCGAAGATTTAACCAGAATGTTTGGGAAATCCGGTGGATATTACTACAATGTCGTTCGCGGAATTCATCATTCTGAAGTAAAACCTCATCGGATACAAAAAAGTGTCGCGGTGGAAAGAACATTTTTTGAAGATTTGTTTGATGAACAGCAGATTAATGAAAAGCTGGAAAGTTTAAGTACCGAACTTCATTCCCGGTTACAAAAAAATAATATTCTCGGGCGAACCTTAACTCTAAAAATTAAGTATAAAGATTTCTCTCTTTTTACGAGAAGCATCACCAAGGAAGATTATTTTTCTTCGGCAGAGCAATATTTTAATACCGGAAAAAAACTATGGGAACTTCGCCCTTTTGATAAGCCAGTCCGCTTGTTGGGGCTGTCTCTTTCTCATCTGAACACTGAAGAAAAAAAACTGGTTTCCGTTCAACTAAAAATCCCGTTTAAAGAATTTGAAGATCAGTAGTTTATAAATTTTCACTACCTTGTAGAAACCAAATTTTACAAAGTATGAACCAGACCATCATTCAATTTTTCCACTGGTATTCGGAAGGAAACGGAAAACTTTGGCAAGAAGCTGAAAAACAGGCAAAATATTTAGCAAAATTAGGAATCACTGCGGTCTGGTTTCCTCCTGCCTACAAAGGGGCAAACGGAGGCTATTCTATTGGCTACGATACCTACGACCTTTATGATCTCGGAGAATTTGATCAGAAAGGAACAGTTCCTACACGGTACGGAACAAAGGATCAGTATTTAAAAGCGATCAAAACTCTTAAAAAAAATAATATTCAGATCATCGTTGATATTGTTTTGGGACACAAAGGTGGCGGTGACGAGCTGGAAACTTTCAAAGTGGTGAAAGTAGATGAAAACAACCGTGAAAAAGTAATTTCGGATGTTTTTGAAATACAGTCTTACACTAAGTTTACCTTCGGGGGAAGAGCAAAAAAATATTCGGATTTTGAGTGGAACTTCACTTGTTTTAGCGGAACCGATTACGCAAAAGGAATGGATAAACATATCTATAAAATTCAATCGGAATACGGAAATGACTGGGAAGAAATGATTGATGATGAAAAGGGAAATTATGATTATCTCATGTTCAATGATATCGAACATCGAAATCCTCATGTCCGGGAAGAGTTGAATCATTGGGCAAAATGGTATTTTGATCAAACTGATTTTGATGGCGTGAGACTGGATGCCCTGAAGCATATTTCTTTTGATTTTTACAAAGAATGGCTTACTTTATTGCGTTCCAATTCCGGAAAAAATATTTTTGCTGTAGGCGAATACTGGGCTCCGGGACATTTGCATCTGCTGCAGAAATATATTGAAGTTACGGAGGGCTGTATGAGCTTATTTGACAGCTCCTTGCAGAATAATTTTCATACTGCATCCAAAGAAGGTCGCTCCTATGACTTACGAAGGATTTTCGCTGAAACTTTGACTCTGGCAGATCCTATACATTCTGTTACTTTGGTAGATAATCATGATACACAACCGTTACAAAAACTGGAAGCACCTGTTGAGTCATGGTTTAAACCCATCGCTTATGCCTTGATTTTACTTAGAGAAAA from Chryseobacterium camelliae includes these protein-coding regions:
- a CDS encoding alpha-amylase, with protein sequence MNQTIIQFFHWYSEGNGKLWQEAEKQAKYLAKLGITAVWFPPAYKGANGGYSIGYDTYDLYDLGEFDQKGTVPTRYGTKDQYLKAIKTLKKNNIQIIVDIVLGHKGGGDELETFKVVKVDENNREKVISDVFEIQSYTKFTFGGRAKKYSDFEWNFTCFSGTDYAKGMDKHIYKIQSEYGNDWEEMIDDEKGNYDYLMFNDIEHRNPHVREELNHWAKWYFDQTDFDGVRLDALKHISFDFYKEWLTLLRSNSGKNIFAVGEYWAPGHLHLLQKYIEVTEGCMSLFDSSLQNNFHTASKEGRSYDLRRIFAETLTLADPIHSVTLVDNHDTQPLQKLEAPVESWFKPIAYALILLREKGYPCVFYPDLYGAHYVDKDGAGNDQEIFLPKVDRIEELLKARKDHAYGIQRDYFEDANCLGWTREGDQEHTGCAVVVSNKDAYNKPMEIGKRYSGKTFHDLLKRFKEKVTIDENGWGNFPVPAGNVSVWILE
- the dinB gene encoding DNA polymerase IV, encoding MDFPFPIRKIIHVDMDAFYASVEQHDNPALRGKPIAVGGGHRGVVSAASYEARKFGVRSAMPSKTAKEKCPHLIFVPPRFARYKEISRKIREIFYEYTDLVEPLSLDEAYLDVTENKKDIESANQIAKEIRQKIFNETGLTASAGISVNKFLAKVASDINKPNGQKTIHPDNIETFLEELPVEKFYGVGKVTANKMFSLGIFKGKDLKKRSIEDLTRMFGKSGGYYYNVVRGIHHSEVKPHRIQKSVAVERTFFEDLFDEQQINEKLESLSTELHSRLQKNNILGRTLTLKIKYKDFSLFTRSITKEDYFSSAEQYFNTGKKLWELRPFDKPVRLLGLSLSHLNTEEKKLVSVQLKIPFKEFEDQ
- the truA gene encoding tRNA pseudouridine(38-40) synthase TruA — translated: MRYFIEFSYNGKNYFGYQIQPDAISVQEELEKALSTILREEIKTTGAGRTDTGVHAKKIFAHFDTEKELDDQLPRRLNSFLPPDISIKRIFQVKDDFHARFDATYRTYEYYIALEKNPFTTESAWQHWKRGLDIDKMNEACKILFEYEDFTSFAKLKTDNKTNICKMYRAEWEQNGSELKFTVSANRFLRNMVRAIVGTMVEIGSGKIKPEDLRKVIEDKHRNSAGTSAPAHGLYLVDVGYEFE
- a CDS encoding purine-nucleoside phosphorylase; the encoded protein is MLEKIKQTAGFIKNIIKETPDFAIVLGSGLGKLQDEIQAIHILEYKGIPNFPQTTVVGHSGKLIYGMLEGKKVLLMSGRFHYYEGHSMEAVTFPVRVFHLLGIKNLILSNACGGVNPNYNVADIVMVKDHINMMPEHPLRGKNIEELGPRFVDMSEPYSKKMISVAEQSAKDHNINVHRGIYVALQGPTFETPAEYGMIKAIGGDMVGMSTVPEVIVAKHMNMDVFCVSVITDLGGPDIAFTVSHEEVLNAANKAMPNVITLVKGLVKNYQ
- a CDS encoding TlpA family protein disulfide reductase → MKKLLLLFILGIFELSFSQQIPKVLKTNFSKEALNQKLEDEEGKSITIQQILDQHKGKVLVIDFWAGWCRDCLKALPKAKELEENNKNIDFVFLSLDRSKESFDKSLERFEMKDKENYWFSSGWKNDFNNYVDLNWIPRYMVIDQKSSIAKYYAISPEDPEIQVTIDKLLK
- a CDS encoding Crp/Fnr family transcriptional regulator, which encodes MDEIEKLAFALNHFAGLSDEDFKLSEHFWMPKEYKKGDFYNLRGTVCTYFGFIVDGVFRSYTIDEKTGEEKNVFLYSANGFVVSFKSFVNQIPCDYHTQALTDASIIYIRYTDLFSLYQKSHQWEKFGRLMAQEAFNITMTRIEGFLFKSAEERYLDLIKQHPDIFNNVPLYHISSYLGIQGPSLSRIRKRISGK
- the lpxK gene encoding tetraacyldisaccharide 4'-kinase gives rise to the protein MKRWYLYPFSLGYHLVTGIRNTMYDLGIFKSTKFKTPIICVGNLSVGGSGKSPMVMYLAQFLSKHYRTGVLSRGYGRVTKGYEVTNYESNYKMVGDEAMQLFERFKNRFVIAVSEERVPGAQKVIADMDLNVLVLDDAMQHRAIKAGFNILMTDFNDPYFKDHLLPAGDLRESRAGSRRADIIMVSKCPDELTEETKQYYISRIRPSRTQKVFFSSIGYDENVYGKEKMLPDNNLNYYDILLITGIANPKPLLQHLAKFSQRVKHLKFRDHHNFTDDDIKKIVAEYKKLGEYKLILTTEKDYVRLKTFDYLRDIVYYWPINVIIDKKEEFNQIILDYVRKN
- a CDS encoding alpha/beta hydrolase, with translation MKTKTIVLIHGLFVNNTSWSEWKTYFEAQGYTVHTPANPGHAGNPVDLKKNIPSDLKDVGFDDVVAHLSRFIDTLPEKPIVIGHSFGGLMVQKLIDMGKAVAGVSIDGAPPKNVMAPFATVKIVWPVVNFFKGNTVFMGSKEWYHKAFFNNYSKEESDKLYEAVAAPESRKLARDPLFKSSAKLDLKKPHEPLLFIAGEKDHIFAANFSRTIAGAYKDKNSIVDFKEFPGRSHFIAGEKGWKEVADYVLDWLRKVN
- a CDS encoding ABC transporter ATP-binding protein, producing the protein MKKQDTWGIIKRLFFIGMKFRSWFIITLVISIFLAMVSTYRPYLTMEVVDNDITKLQDKALMMRHIYILVGLVFAETILNFFLVFYSNYISQNVIRDIRQRLYAKLIYFKTSFFDKTPIGQLVTRAVGDVETIATVYTDGFLMVFGDILRIVFVLVMMFSTNVHLSYITLGILPLMLVITRFFQKKLKKAFGDERNWTANQNSFVQERLAGMPIIQVFNRQEAEFKKFDEINITLKAALLRTVFIFSLFFPVVELISSLFIGFILFYGGYITISAGVVIAFIQYISMLIRPLRQIADRFNNIQRGIVGAERVLGLMDEDNAMPNTGKVEKDHFDGKIEFKDVRFAYDDKQEVLKGIDFKVNPGETVAIVGATGAGKSTIISLITRLYDINSGNILIDDVNLKDYELYNLRSHIGVVLQDVFLFHGSIFENLAFGDDSITLEKIKAGAKEIEVDQFIEQLPGGYDYVVSERGSSISLGQRQLLSFLRAYLSDPKILILDEATSSIDHESEKLIQRATEKITKNRTSIIIAHRLSTIEKADKIIVMEHGKIVEEGKHLELLDKNGYYATLYKAQLRHEVELEEEENSK